A single Harpia harpyja isolate bHarHar1 chromosome 6, bHarHar1 primary haplotype, whole genome shotgun sequence DNA region contains:
- the SLC38A4 gene encoding sodium-coupled neutral amino acid transporter 4, translating into MDRMELQKVNIELDDQSNSGESLEDNYTELVDSEKAAIRSPFASDDAESQKFLTNGYLGKKKLEEFNEEYHRGRASFGMSSFNLSNAIMGSGILGLSYAMANTGIILFVVLLLSVAILSLYSVHLLLKISKEGGSLIYEKLGEKAFGWPGKCGVFISVTMQNIGAMSSYLFIIKYELPEVIRAFMKLEESSGEWYVNGNYLVILVTVGIILPLSLLKSLGYLGYTSGFSLTCMVFFVSVVIFKKFQVPCPLPVMDHGVENWTATNNTVPMHLVMLPNESLGSGVNFMMDNTAGHLPGLEDPRDASPKSGVEYEAHSDSSDMCQPKYFVFNSRTAYAIPILAFAFVCHPEVLPIYSELKDRSRKRMQNVSNISITGMLIMYLLAALFGYLTFYGEVEDELLHTYTRVYTFDTLLLSVRLAVLVAVTLTVPLVLFPIRSSISALLFPKRPFSWIRHFLIAAVILAFNNLLVIFVPTIKDIFGFIGASSATMLIFILPAAFYLRLVEKEPLRSPQKIGALIFLILGIIFMIVSMTLIVMDWIYNPPSSRHH; encoded by the exons ATGGATCGCATGGAGCTGCAAAAAGTCAACATCGAACTTGATGATCAGAGCAACAGTGGGGAAAGCCTCGAAGACAACTACACGGAGCTGGTTGATTCAGAAAAGGCTGCAATTAGGAG tCCATTTGCTAGTGATGATGCAGAAAGTCAGAAGTTCCTTACAAATGGATATCTGGgtaaaaagaaattggaagaatTTAATGAAGAATAT CACCGGGGCAGAGCTTCCTTTGGAATGTCATCGTTCAACCTCAGCAATGCCATTATGGGCAGCGGCATCTTAGGGCTCTCCTATGCCATGGCCAACACAGGAATTATCCTTTTCGT AGTTTTGCTGCTCAGCGTAGCAATACTGTCGCTCTACTCGGTCCACCTCTTACTGAAGATATCAAAAGAAGGAG gatcacTAATATATGAAAAGCTGGGAGAAAAGGCATTTGGCTGGCCTGGGAAGTGTggtgttttcatttcagttacaATGCAGAATATTGGAG cAATGTCAAGCTACctctttattattaaatatgaaCTTCCTGAAGTGATCAGAGCATTTATGAAACTTGAGGAGAGTTCTGG GGAGTGGTATGTAAATGGGAACTACCTCGTAATACTCGTAACAGTTGGGAttattcttcccctctcccttctaAAGAGCTTAG GTTATCTTGGTTATACGAGTGGTTTTTCGCTGACCTGTATGGTTTTCTTTGTCAGTGTG GTAATCTTCAAGAAATTCCAAGTACCCTGTCCTCTCCCCGTCATGGACCATGGGGTTGAAAACTGGACGGCCACCAACAACACAGTGCCAATGCACCTGGTGATGTTACCAAACGAGTCTCTCGGTTCTGGTGTGAATTTCATGATGGACAACACAGCTGGGCACTTGCCGGGCCTTGAGGATCCAAGAGACGCCTCGCCCAAAAGTGGTGTAGAATATGAAGCACACAGTGACAGTAGTGACATGTGTCAACCAAAATACTTTGTGTTCAACTCACGG ACTGCCTATGCAATACCCATCCTGGCATTTGCATTCGTATGCCACCCTGAGGTGCTACCAATATACAGTGAACTGAAAGA TCGCTCCCGAAAGCGGATGCAGAATGTCTCAAATATCTCCATCACTGGCATGCTTATCATGTATCTTCTGGCTGCCCTCTTTGGATACCTTACCTTCTACG GAGAAGTTGAAGATGAGCTACTTCATACATACACCAGAGTGTACACCTTCGACACCCTATTGCTGTCAGTTCGCCTGGCAGTGCTGGTGGCTGTAACCCTGACTGTGCCCCTTGTCCTTTTCCCC ATCCGTTCATCTATCAGTGCGTTGCTGTTTCCCAAAAGGCCGTTCAGCTGGATAAGACATTTCCTGATTGCAGCAGTAATTCTTGCTTTTAATAACCTGCTTGTAATTTTTGTCCCGACTATTAAAGACATCTTTGGATTTATTG gTGCCTCTTCTGCTACTATGCTGATTTTCATCCTCCCTGCTGCCTTCTACCTGCGGCTCGTTGAGAAGGAGCCCCTGAGGTCTCCCCAGAAGATCGGG GCTCTAATTTTTCTCATACTTGGCATAATCTTCATGATTGTGAGTATGACTCTTATTGTAATGGACTGGATTTACAATCCCCCAAGTTCCAGACATCACTAA